The following proteins come from a genomic window of Salvia hispanica cultivar TCC Black 2014 chromosome 4, UniMelb_Shisp_WGS_1.0, whole genome shotgun sequence:
- the LOC125223799 gene encoding probable carboxylesterase 17, with the protein MVQEKKIITKVTGWLTLFDDGSVDRTWSGPPEVKFLNDAVPPHDHFIDGVATADVTSPDGLKLRVYLPEKHETDPEELPVLLHFHGGGFCITSANWHVYYAAYTRLARTARAIVVSPYLRLAPEHRLPAAVDDALAALRWVSGAGGYPGRGVFLVGDSSGGNLVHEVAVRAGEEGIPVAGAIPVHPGFCRAGRSRSEVENPETPFLTVEMIDGLLAMGLPEGATKDHPITCPMGAPLEGVELPPYLYCLAEQDLMWDTQMEFYEAMKRAGMEVELFVSRGVAHCFHLNKIAIGMDPITAARAHELFHRIKQFIQQHSV; encoded by the coding sequence atggtccaagaaaagaaaatcatcaCCAAAGTTACCGGGTGGCTAACACTCTTCGACGACGGCTCCGTCGACCGCACGTGGTCCGGGCCGCCCGAGGTCAAGTTCCTCAACGACGCCGTGCCGCCGCACGATCACTTCATAGACGGCGTGGCCACCGCCGACGTCACCTCCCCCGACGGCCTCAAGCTCCGCGTATACCTACCCGAGAAGCACGAAACCGACCCGGAGGAGCTCCCCGTGCTCCTCCACTTCCACGGCGGCGGCTTCTGCATCACCTCCGCCAACTGGCACGTCTACTACGCCGCCTACACCCGCCTCGCCCGCACCGCCCGCGCCATCGTCGTGTCGCCCTACCTCCGCCTCGCCCCCGAGCACCGCCTCCCCGCCGCCGTCGACGACGCCCTCGCCGCCCTCCGGTGGGTCTCCGGCGCCGGTGGATATCCGGGGCGGGGCGTGTTCCTCGTCGGCGACAGCTCCGGCGGGAATCTCGTCCATGAGGTGGCGGTGCGGGCGGGGGAGGAGGGGATTCCGGTGGCCGGGGCGATCCCGGTGCACCCGGGGTTCTGCCGGGCGGGGCGGAGCAGGTCGGAGGTGGAGAATCCGGAGACGCCGTTTTTGACGGTGGAGATGATTGATGGGCTGCTGGCGATGGGGCTGCCGGAGGGGGCGACGAAGGACCACCCGATCACGTGCCCGATGGGGGCGCCGCTGGAGGGGGTGGAGCTGCCGCCGTACTTGTATTGCTTGGCGGAGCAGGATCTGATGTGGGATACGCAGATGGAGTTTTACGAGGCGATGAAGAGGGCGGGGATGGAGGTGGAGCTGTTCGTCAGCAGAGGCGTCGCCCATTGCTTCCACCTTAACAAGATTGCTATTGGCATGGATCCGATCACTGCTGCTCGGGCGCACGAATTGTTTCATCGGATCAAACAATTTATTCAACAACATTCGGTTTGA